From a region of the Mercurialis annua linkage group LG1-X, ddMerAnnu1.2, whole genome shotgun sequence genome:
- the LOC126670314 gene encoding uncharacterized protein LOC126670314, with product MGCCVSTDDGSSRKSRKAQNFQVGSDQFLKFNKIQESRAPPSVEEETVKEILSVETPIFKNSFQETRNHVHKKIPIDQKPFLEEDADREKKIKNHHPVMIFRGEDTAADVSEQEVSEVCSVSVSETVSTTTFNNEKHGDDDEEEEVKQRVRKSPVARLPINRDFVPRKDRFLVGKSPNRRTEQSPDKRNNLVGRNSGCGGGGAMRLVQSKDSGNYHQAGRSGLRSDPNRKDPGERSGRRSRSPATNRSVMGRSPSVKRTNGSPGRFRTDPSGSMGGSSSNGGGRGGDSSTNESLENPLVSLECFIFL from the coding sequence ATGGGCTGTTGTGTAAGCACAGATGACGGGAgttcaagaaaatcaagaaaagcTCAGAATTTTCAAGTGGGATCTGATCAGTTCttgaaatttaacaaaattcaaGAAAGTAGAGCTCCACCTTCTGTTGAAGAAGAGACTGTTAAAGAAATACTCTCCGTTGAAACTCCTATATTCAAGAATTCGTTTCAAGAAACTCGAAACCATGTTCACAAGAAAATACCCATTGATCAGAAGCCATTTCTTGAAGAAGACGCTGACCGTGAGAAAAAGATCAAGAATCATCACCCGGTGATGATTTTCCGGGGAGAAGACACCGCCGCCGATGTGTCTGAACAAGAAGTTTCAGAGGTTTGTAGTGTGAGCGTAAGTGAAACAGTATCGACGACAACTTTTAATAATGAGAAACACGGTGACGATGATGAAGAAGAGGAAGTGAAGCAGAGAGTTAGAAAATCTCCGGTGGCAAGATTGCCGATTAACCGGGATTTTGTTCCAAGAAAAGACCGGTTTTTGGTTGGTAAGTCGCCCAACCGGAGAACGGAGCAGTCGCCGGATAAACGGAACAATCTTGTCGGTCGTAACAGTGGTTGTGGTGGAGGAGGTGCAATGAGGTTAGTTCAAAGTAAAGACTCGGGTAATTATCATCAGGCGGGAAGAAGCGGGTTGAGATCCGACCCGAATAGGAAAGACCCGGGTGAGAGATCCGGAAGGAGGTCAAGGTCACCTGCTACTAATAGATCTGTAATGGGTCGGAGTCCATCGGTAAAGAGGACGAACGGGTCCCCGGGTCGGTTCAGAACTGATCCGTCGGGGAGTATGGGTGGCAGTTCAAGTAATGGTGGTGGCCGTGGTGGTGATAGTTCAACAAATGAGTCGTTGGAGAACCCACTTGTGTCACTTGAATGTTTCATCTTTCTTTAG